One window of Drosophila bipectinata strain 14024-0381.07 chromosome 4, DbipHiC1v2, whole genome shotgun sequence genomic DNA carries:
- the LOC138926919 gene encoding uncharacterized protein — translation MTEVSPASSSDTYYLPHHAVFKPESMTTKVRVVFNASSPSANGTSLNDILYAGPVLQSDLTIKILKWRYFRFVFNADIEKMYRRIWVDPKHTALQRILFHNPDWGYPRLRVKNGNLRCQLCPVPGDP, via the coding sequence atgaccgaggtctctcccgcgaGCAGTTCCGATACCTACTATCTTCCACATCATGCcgtcttcaagcccgaaagcatgaccaccaaggtgcgggtggtcttcaatgcttcgagcccgtccgcaaacgggaccagtctgaacgacattctttacgcgggcccggtcttacaatccgacctgacgattAAAATCCTGAAGTGGCGATACTTtaggtttgtcttcaacgccgacatcgagaagatgtatcggcgaatttgggtagaccccaagcataCTGCGCTTcaacgtattttgtttcaCAATCCCGATTGGGGGtatccgcgactacgagttAAAAACGGTAACCttcggtgtcaattgtgccccgttcctggcgatccGTAA